A region of Selenomonadales bacterium 4137-cl DNA encodes the following proteins:
- the gmd gene encoding GDP-mannose 4,6-dehydratase, whose protein sequence is MKSALITGVTGQDGAYLAKMLLAKGYKVYGLIARRATPTTWRLEYLGIENEIELICGDLTDLPSLINAIERSKPSELYNLGAQSFVGTSWQQPLSTTQVTGVGVLNVLEAIRKTDPSIRFYQASSSEMFGMVHDPIQSETTPFYPRSPYGVAKVMGHWMTVNYRESFRLFACCGILFNHESPIRGIEFVTRKVSDAVARIKLGKLKELQLGNIDAKRDWGFAGDYVEAMWLMLQQDQPQDYVVATGRTTSVREMCKTAFEYVGLDYEDYVVIDPGLYRPAEVEMLLGNPAKAKKILGWEAKTDVDALIRMMVDADIARVKAEQ, encoded by the coding sequence ATGAAATCGGCGTTAATTACGGGTGTTACCGGTCAGGACGGGGCTTATTTGGCCAAGATGCTTTTGGCCAAGGGCTATAAGGTTTACGGGTTAATCGCGCGGAGAGCTACGCCAACCACGTGGCGGCTGGAATATCTCGGCATTGAAAATGAAATAGAGCTTATTTGCGGCGATTTAACCGACTTGCCTTCGCTGATCAATGCGATAGAAAGGTCCAAACCGTCGGAATTATACAATCTGGGAGCGCAAAGTTTCGTAGGCACGTCTTGGCAACAACCGCTTTCGACGACGCAAGTTACCGGCGTCGGAGTTTTAAACGTTTTGGAGGCGATTCGCAAAACAGACCCCTCGATAAGGTTCTATCAGGCTTCCAGCAGTGAAATGTTCGGCATGGTTCACGATCCGATCCAATCGGAGACCACGCCGTTTTACCCCCGCAGTCCGTATGGAGTGGCGAAGGTTATGGGGCACTGGATGACGGTGAATTACCGCGAGAGCTTCAGGTTGTTTGCTTGTTGCGGGATCCTCTTTAATCACGAGTCGCCGATTCGCGGCATAGAGTTTGTGACCCGCAAGGTTTCTGATGCGGTGGCGAGGATAAAGTTAGGTAAATTGAAGGAGTTACAGTTAGGCAATATCGACGCGAAACGGGACTGGGGCTTTGCCGGCGATTATGTTGAGGCCATGTGGCTGATGCTTCAGCAGGACCAGCCGCAGGACTATGTCGTGGCTACGGGGCGGACGACGTCGGTGCGCGAAATGTGCAAGACCGCCTTCGAGTATGTCGGCCTTGATTACGAAGACTACGTGGTGATCGATCCGGGGCTATATCGTCCCGCGGAAGTGGAAATGCTGCTCGGTAATCCGGCCAAAGCAAAAAAAATCCTCGGCTGGGAAGCGAAGACGGATGTGGATGCTTTGATTCGGATGATGGTCGACGCCGATATCGCCCGGGTCAAGGCGGAACAATAA
- a CDS encoding glycosyltransferase family 2 protein, whose amino-acid sequence MVTIAILAKDKSHVLPLYLDLIQNQTYPASLIKLYVRTNNNNDDTAAVLERWLESVKGRYSEIHYDASDVEEPVQDYSPHDWNDMKLRVLSRLRQESVEWAKARGTHYFVADCDNFLVPDTLAALLKTGLPVVGPFLRNGDDESSYYSNYHFVTDENGYFRCSPHYYDIFNRIVKGLIDVEVVHCTYLVRREALDRVNYVDGSARYDYVIFSDTLRKTGIPQYLDNRRIYGKLTFCNTAEEFRTKNITYDSIVNSP is encoded by the coding sequence ATGGTGACTATCGCCATCCTTGCCAAAGATAAAAGCCATGTTTTGCCGCTGTATCTGGATTTGATCCAAAACCAGACCTATCCGGCTTCCCTGATCAAACTCTATGTCCGGACGAACAACAACAACGACGATACGGCGGCAGTGCTGGAACGCTGGCTGGAGAGCGTGAAGGGAAGGTATTCGGAAATCCACTATGACGCAAGCGATGTTGAAGAGCCGGTGCAAGATTACAGCCCACATGACTGGAATGATATGAAACTCCGGGTATTGAGCCGGTTGCGCCAGGAGTCGGTGGAATGGGCAAAGGCCAGAGGAACGCACTATTTCGTTGCGGATTGCGACAATTTCTTAGTTCCCGATACGCTTGCGGCGCTTCTCAAAACCGGCTTGCCGGTCGTAGGACCATTTCTGAGAAACGGTGATGACGAGAGCAGCTATTACTCGAACTATCATTTCGTCACCGATGAAAACGGCTATTTCCGCTGTTCCCCGCATTACTACGATATCTTCAACCGGATAGTCAAAGGTCTGATTGACGTTGAAGTCGTCCACTGCACATACTTGGTTAGGCGCGAGGCACTGGATCGCGTCAACTATGTCGACGGCAGCGCGCGCTATGATTATGTCATATTCAGCGATACCTTAAGGAAGACGGGGATACCCCAGTATCTGGACAACCGGCGCATTTACGGGAAGCTGACTTTTTGCAATACGGCGGAGGAGTTCAGGACAAAAAATATTACCTATGATTCAATCGTTAATTCCCCATAA